One window of Arvicola amphibius chromosome 6, mArvAmp1.2, whole genome shotgun sequence genomic DNA carries:
- the LOC119817366 gene encoding olfactory receptor 1F12 produces METENQTSISEFLLLGFSSWPGQPGLLFALFLCLYLTGLFGNLLILLAIGSNNQLHTPMYFFLANLSLVDLCLPSATVPKMLLNIQTQSQSISYPGCLAQMYFCIMFANMDNFLLTVMAYDRYVAICHPLHYSTIMTPRLCTSLVTLSWVIATLNPLLHTLMMARLHFCSENIIHHFFCDINSLLPLSCSDTSLNQLMVLFVVGLIFVVPSVCILASYGRIVSAVMKITSIQGKLKAFSTCGSHLALVILFYGAIAGIYMSPSSNHSTEKDSAASVIFMVVAPVLNPFIYSLRNNELKGTFRKTLGQSKRLSR; encoded by the coding sequence ATGGAAACGGAAAACCAAACCAGCATCTCTGAGTTTCTCCTCTTGGGCTTCTCAAGTtggccagggcagccagggctcctCTTTGCACTCTTCCTGTGTCTCTATTTAACAGGACTATTTGGAAACCTACTCATCTTGCTAGCCATTGGCTCAAACAACCAACTACACACacccatgtatttttttcttgccaATTTGTCCTTGGTAGACCTCTGCCTTCCTTCAGCTACAGTGCCCAAGATGCTACTGAACATCCAAACCCAGTCTCAGTCCATCTCCTACCCTGGATGCCTGGCTCAAATGTATTTCTGTATAATGTTTGCTAACATGGACAATTTCCTTCTCACTGTGATGGCATATGACCGTTATGTGGCCATCTGCCATCCTTTACACTATTCCACCATTATGACCCCACGCCTATGCACCTCCCTGGTGACTTTGTCTTGGGTCATTGCCACTTTGAATCCTCTCTTGCATACCCTCATGATGGCCCGACTACATTTCTGCTCTGAAAACATAATCCACCATTTCTTCTGTGACATcaattctctcctccctctctcctgttctGACACCAGTCTCAATCAACTCATGGTTCTGTTTGTGGTGGGGCTGATCTTTGTGGTACCATCAGTGTGTATTTTAGCATCCTATGGTCGCATTGTCTCGGCTGTGATGAAAATTACTTCCATTCAAGGAAAACTCAAGGCATTCTCAACTTGCGGATCTCACCTTGCCTTGGTTATTCTTTTTTATGGTGCCATCGCAGGAATCTATATGAGCCCTTCATCCAACCATTCAACTGAAAAAGACTCAGCTGCATCAGTAATTTTCATGGTTGTAGCCCCTGTATTGAATCCCTTCATTTACAGCTTAAGGAACAATGAGCTAAAGGGGACTTTTAGAAAGACTCTTGGCCAGAGCAAGAGGCTTTCCCGGTGA